From Bacteroidota bacterium, one genomic window encodes:
- a CDS encoding DUF1016 family protein has protein sequence MGNRFADIIQLIKQSRTNAIRAVNDELINLYWNIGEYISKKINQSEWGDSVVTELAIFIQTHEPEIKGFSDKNIWRMKQFYETYKDYPKLSTLLREISWSHNLAIFSRCKSYEEREFYLKITKHDGYSFRELERQISASLFERTIIGNSKLSTSLRESNHDISNTFKDSYVFEFLNLPEPYSESDLQRGLVRQMKNFILEIGKDFLFIGEEYKLQVGNSDFFIDLLFYHRGLQCLVAFELKADKFKPDHLGQLNFYLESLDRDIKKPNENPSIGVLLCKDKDSAVVEYALSRSLSTTMVSEYKTQLPDKKLLKQKLHELFKNESNDKYIQ, from the coding sequence ATGGGAAATCGTTTTGCGGACATAATTCAGTTAATAAAACAATCTCGTACTAATGCTATCAGAGCTGTAAACGATGAGCTAATAAATCTTTATTGGAATATTGGAGAATATATCAGCAAGAAAATTAACCAATCAGAATGGGGCGACTCTGTTGTAACAGAATTAGCCATTTTTATCCAAACACACGAACCTGAAATAAAGGGATTCTCCGACAAGAATATTTGGAGAATGAAACAGTTTTATGAGACGTATAAGGACTACCCAAAACTCTCAACACTGTTGAGAGAAATTAGCTGGTCGCATAATTTGGCTATATTTTCAAGATGTAAATCTTATGAAGAAAGGGAGTTTTATTTAAAAATAACGAAACACGATGGTTATAGTTTTAGAGAACTTGAGCGACAAATTTCTGCAAGCCTTTTCGAGAGAACAATTATTGGAAACTCAAAACTCTCAACATCGCTGAGAGAAAGTAATCACGACATATCAAACACTTTCAAAGACAGTTATGTCTTTGAATTTTTAAACTTACCTGAACCCTATAGTGAAAGCGACCTGCAACGTGGGCTTGTAAGACAAATGAAAAATTTCATTCTCGAAATAGGAAAAGATTTTTTGTTCATTGGTGAAGAGTATAAGTTACAAGTTGGCAACAGCGATTTTTTTATTGATTTACTTTTTTATCACCGTGGACTACAATGCTTAGTAGCATTTGAACTTAAAGCAGATAAGTTTAAACCAGACCACTTGGGACAACTTAATTTTTACTTAGAATCTTTAGACAGAGACATTAAAAAACCAAATGAAAATCCGAGTATTGGAGTTCTGCTATGCAAAGACAAAGACAGTGCAGTTGTGGAGTACGCATTAAGTAGAAGCCTCTCCACAACTATGGTTTCAGAATATAAAACACAATTACCTGACAAGAAACTTTTAAAACAAAAACTACATGAACTGTTTAAAAATGAATCCAACGATAAATATATCCAGTAA
- a CDS encoding nucleotidyl transferase AbiEii/AbiGii toxin family protein, translated as MISTNNYNRLENWVNQCLSRGKFSFSLNEIKDAFPNDTSITMKFGLNRLVQKEKVVSIFKGYYVIIPPQYSSKGILPPAMFIDGLMKFLERKYYVALLNAAALHGSSHQQPQEYFIVTSYPVLRATVKKEIKINYISTRQLPPDTLTEKKKTETGYINVSNPLLTAIDLISYEKKVGGLNRVSTVINELLETVKRNDVNEELINYASVSSLQRFGFVLDEILNKKEIADKIFSLCKKAGIKFYLIPLKASGKKNKEVLNEKWKLMITEMKPFPPAPGQKKNPKLLMKSIRRTNFWQTGSLRQLKNNHCRNKLTNDRYSEDIDLVQIKAGSIGKVIDHIREALSFLGKAKVEAGETMATMKFRFDSEFPPIVSLRLKIETNCREHFTVLGWEKKPFEVKSSWFNGECNLITYKLEELLGTKLRALYQRRKGRDLYDLWKALTTSNLNPDLLIKCYKEYMNFSLEKPIPSKKEFLMNIEAKKIDTDFLGDTTALLRPDEKYNHEDAFKIVIDTLIERM; from the coding sequence ATGATTTCAACCAATAACTATAACAGACTTGAAAACTGGGTAAATCAATGCCTTTCAAGAGGAAAATTTTCCTTTAGCTTAAATGAAATTAAAGATGCCTTTCCGAATGACACTTCAATTACCATGAAATTTGGATTGAACAGATTAGTGCAAAAAGAAAAAGTTGTTTCCATTTTCAAGGGTTACTATGTAATTATTCCACCACAATATTCTTCAAAAGGAATTTTACCACCAGCAATGTTTATTGACGGGTTGATGAAATTTCTTGAACGAAAATACTATGTAGCACTTTTGAATGCAGCAGCATTACATGGTTCATCGCACCAGCAACCACAAGAATATTTTATTGTAACAAGTTATCCTGTATTAAGAGCCACTGTCAAGAAAGAAATCAAAATAAATTACATCAGCACAAGACAACTTCCGCCCGACACACTCACTGAAAAAAAGAAAACCGAAACAGGTTACATCAATGTTTCAAATCCGCTATTGACCGCAATTGATTTAATTAGTTACGAGAAAAAAGTAGGTGGACTTAACAGAGTATCAACTGTAATTAACGAGTTGCTTGAAACAGTAAAACGAAATGATGTGAATGAGGAATTGATAAACTATGCGAGCGTTTCATCTCTGCAAAGATTCGGTTTTGTGTTAGATGAAATTTTAAACAAGAAAGAAATTGCTGACAAAATATTTTCACTCTGTAAAAAAGCAGGAATAAAATTTTACTTAATTCCATTGAAAGCATCGGGCAAGAAAAACAAAGAAGTTCTCAATGAGAAATGGAAGCTGATGATTACAGAAATGAAACCGTTCCCCCCGGCCCCGGGGCAAAAAAAAAACCCTAAATTGCTAATGAAATCAATACGAAGGACCAATTTCTGGCAAACCGGTTCATTGAGACAATTAAAAAACAATCATTGCCGAAATAAATTGACTAATGATAGATATTCAGAGGACATTGATTTGGTTCAAATCAAAGCAGGTTCAATTGGTAAAGTCATAGACCATATCCGGGAGGCATTATCCTTTTTAGGAAAAGCGAAAGTAGAAGCAGGTGAAACGATGGCAACAATGAAGTTCAGATTTGATTCTGAATTTCCACCGATAGTTTCTTTACGCTTAAAGATTGAAACAAATTGCCGAGAACACTTTACGGTTTTGGGTTGGGAGAAAAAACCATTTGAAGTTAAATCATCATGGTTCAATGGTGAGTGTAATTTGATTACTTACAAGTTGGAAGAGCTATTAGGGACTAAATTAAGAGCATTGTATCAGCGAAGAAAAGGCAGGGACTTATACGATTTATGGAAAGCTCTCACTACTTCAAATCTCAATCCTGACCTTTTGATAAAATGCTATAAGGAATACATGAACTTCTCTTTGGAAAAACCAATCCCTTCTAAAAAGGAATTCCTGATGAATATTGAAGCCAAGAAAATTGATACTGATTTTTTAGGTGATACTACTGCTTTGTTAAGACCGGATGAAAAGTATAATCATGAGGATGCATTCAAAATTGTAATTGACACTTTGATTGAACGAATGTAA
- a CDS encoding DEAD/DEAH box helicase family protein, giving the protein MPAYSYDPYMYRAHKMKGGTFQNYNDKTYLELTDAEIAKHLNGEQLIGVYPLLQDNTSNFIVADFDEANWIEDARKFLKACNEKYIPAYLERSRSGNGGHVWIFFEQPYPAIRSRKLFISILEQSGAFSVFDKSSSFDRLFPNQDFLSGKGLGNLIALPLFKKTLEQGNSCFIDAKTQQPFAEQFQLLRIIKRISVSELDKFYQSLSTISNSAFQKFVDGKLTIVLNNDVRINREGMTTPLINFLKEELNFTNSEFIIKKKIGKNTFGTERYFKFVEETENEVIVPRGFIGMLIRFCRENKIEHDFIDERKKPKIIPFLFNAQLREYQQTVIESISKKDLGVIVAPPGSGKTIVALKIISDKQQPALIIVHRKQLVEQWTERVETFLGIPKNEIGKIGQGKSKVGKKITIATIQSLSKEVVKEEAENILTAFGTVIVDECHHIPAETFRNTIAKLQTFYLYGITATPFRKYNDGKLIFIHIGEVISEIKSSKISTAPQAKIIIRNTALDVPFNSKTDQFETLSKILIHDSARNKLVLQDVTSELKEGKKVVIITERKEHIDSLHQFLKQSFETITLSGDDSESNRTSKWKILQEGNYQVLITTGQFFGEGTDLQNANCLFLIYPFSFEGKLIQYIGRVQRSQVNPTIYDYRDIKIEYLNKLFLKRNTFYRKIDKQATLFDEPTNEIADRNTITIERQIKIPIEQLEFRYGSISFKHSIPELKTELEFEIENLEVRPEFEVLKPYFSKAIKSKNVKIDIHAEFENDKLISQLATSNDVKKINREVIEGVKFTFVSKNIIGRPLLQNKNLLDINQIQGEKSNSLYNSGAELLEDILKKENFKHHKHLQFLSQRHDRSTLKIRFVLNPFSFVFLLTGKEHFHLVMETLDTEEATYMWHFPIDKPTLKIKLKEIDEQLGIIKNKGRQVFLESQPANFTRILHDYSDEKKGFIIWKDLLEEQIT; this is encoded by the coding sequence ATGCCTGCATATTCTTATGACCCATACATGTATCGGGCACATAAAATGAAAGGGGGAACTTTTCAAAATTACAACGACAAAACTTATCTAGAACTTACTGACGCAGAAATTGCCAAACATCTGAATGGCGAACAACTCATTGGGGTTTATCCATTGTTGCAAGACAACACCTCAAATTTTATTGTAGCTGATTTTGACGAAGCCAATTGGATAGAGGATGCAAGAAAATTTCTGAAAGCATGTAACGAAAAATATATTCCTGCATACTTGGAGCGTTCCCGTTCAGGAAATGGCGGACATGTTTGGATATTCTTTGAACAACCCTACCCTGCAATCAGAAGCAGAAAGCTTTTCATTTCTATACTTGAACAGTCAGGTGCATTTTCTGTGTTTGATAAGAGTTCAAGTTTTGACCGCTTGTTTCCGAACCAAGATTTTCTTTCAGGAAAAGGTTTAGGAAATCTAATTGCACTTCCATTGTTTAAGAAAACCTTAGAGCAAGGGAACAGTTGTTTTATTGATGCCAAAACACAGCAACCTTTCGCAGAGCAATTTCAATTACTAAGAATCATAAAGAGAATTTCTGTTTCTGAATTAGACAAGTTTTATCAATCCCTTTCTACAATTTCCAATTCAGCTTTTCAAAAGTTTGTTGATGGGAAATTGACGATTGTTTTAAACAACGATGTAAGAATTAACAGGGAGGGGATGACAACTCCTTTGATAAACTTTCTGAAAGAAGAATTGAATTTCACAAATTCTGAATTTATCATCAAGAAGAAAATAGGTAAAAACACTTTCGGCACAGAACGCTATTTCAAGTTTGTTGAAGAAACTGAAAACGAAGTCATTGTTCCAAGAGGTTTTATTGGAATGTTAATTCGATTTTGTAGAGAAAATAAAATTGAACATGATTTCATTGATGAAAGAAAGAAGCCAAAAATAATTCCCTTTTTATTTAATGCTCAACTCAGAGAGTATCAACAAACTGTAATTGAATCCATTTCTAAAAAAGATTTGGGAGTGATTGTAGCTCCTCCCGGTTCCGGTAAAACAATTGTTGCATTGAAAATTATTTCTGATAAACAGCAACCTGCTTTAATCATTGTTCACAGAAAACAATTGGTTGAACAATGGACAGAAAGAGTTGAAACTTTTCTTGGAATTCCCAAAAATGAAATTGGAAAAATCGGACAAGGGAAAAGTAAGGTTGGAAAGAAAATCACAATTGCAACTATTCAGAGTTTATCAAAAGAAGTTGTGAAAGAGGAAGCAGAAAATATTCTAACAGCTTTCGGAACTGTTATCGTTGATGAATGTCATCACATACCAGCCGAGACATTTAGAAATACGATTGCAAAACTTCAAACATTTTATCTCTATGGCATAACAGCAACTCCTTTCAGAAAATACAATGATGGTAAACTCATTTTCATTCATATAGGAGAAGTAATTTCAGAGATAAAATCAAGTAAGATTAGTACGGCACCTCAAGCAAAAATTATTATCAGAAATACGGCTCTTGATGTCCCTTTCAATTCAAAGACAGACCAATTTGAAACGCTATCTAAAATTCTGATTCACGATTCAGCGAGAAACAAATTAGTTCTTCAAGATGTAACCAGTGAATTGAAGGAGGGGAAAAAAGTTGTAATAATTACTGAAAGGAAGGAACACATTGATTCATTACACCAGTTTCTGAAACAATCCTTTGAAACAATTACTTTGAGCGGAGACGATTCTGAAAGTAACCGTACTTCCAAATGGAAAATTTTGCAAGAAGGAAATTATCAAGTGCTGATTACAACAGGGCAATTCTTTGGAGAAGGAACTGACTTACAAAATGCGAATTGCTTGTTTCTTATTTATCCCTTTTCGTTTGAGGGAAAGTTGATTCAATACATCGGTAGAGTTCAGCGTTCACAAGTTAATCCAACTATTTACGATTACCGTGATATAAAAATTGAGTATCTGAATAAACTGTTTCTGAAACGAAATACTTTTTACAGAAAGATTGACAAGCAAGCCACTTTGTTTGATGAACCAACCAATGAAATTGCAGACAGAAACACCATTACAATTGAACGGCAAATAAAAATTCCGATTGAACAACTTGAATTTCGTTACGGAAGTATTTCATTCAAACACTCCATTCCTGAATTGAAAACCGAGCTTGAATTTGAAATTGAAAATCTTGAAGTAAGACCTGAATTTGAAGTTCTGAAACCATACTTTTCAAAAGCAATTAAATCAAAGAATGTAAAGATTGATATTCATGCAGAGTTTGAAAACGACAAACTGATTTCACAGTTGGCAACATCAAATGATGTTAAGAAAATAAATCGTGAAGTGATTGAAGGTGTAAAGTTCACCTTTGTTTCAAAGAACATTATTGGAAGACCATTGCTTCAAAATAAAAACCTCTTAGACATCAATCAAATTCAGGGAGAGAAAAGCAATTCTCTTTACAATTCAGGTGCAGAATTATTAGAAGATATTTTGAAGAAAGAAAACTTCAAACATCACAAGCATTTACAGTTCCTATCACAACGACACGACAGAAGCACTTTGAAAATTCGGTTTGTATTAAATCCATTCTCATTTGTTTTTCTATTGACAGGCAAAGAACACTTTCACTTAGTAATGGAAACACTTGACACCGAAGAAGCAACTTACATGTGGCATTTCCCTATAGACAAGCCGACACTTAAAATAAAGTTGAAAGAAATTGACGAGCAACTTGGTATAATTAAAAACAAAGGCAGACAAGTTTTCCTTGAAAGCCAACCAGCAAATTTTACCCGTATCTTGCATGACTATTCAGACGAGAAAAAAGGATTTATTATTTGGAAAGATTTACTTGAAGAACAAATAACTTGA
- a CDS encoding zinc-binding dehydrogenase, which produces MKYNRIIISKFGGPEVLQKVTENELPKPQKNQVRIKVLTTSASFTDTLIRRGIYPNVKEKPPFSPGYDLVGIVDELGEGVNNLAVGQKVADLTVIGAYTEYICLDANSVVPVPENLDNGETVSLILSYLTAYQMLHRSAKIKNGQTVLIHAAAGAVGTALIQLGKLMNLKMYGTASKSKHDFIEKMGAIPIDYKNQDFAKVINKKEPNGIDAVFDPMGGDYFPRSLGVLKKKGTLVGFGFQNSASGNGGNMILDFLKIQLWNLLPTKPSANFYLITSMRKKHPKWFQEDLSTLFKLLSDKKIKPEIGKIMTLDQAVEAHKLVENAEIEGKIILKVHD; this is translated from the coding sequence ATGAAATATAATAGAATTATAATATCAAAATTTGGAGGCCCCGAAGTGCTTCAAAAAGTAACAGAAAATGAATTGCCGAAACCTCAAAAAAATCAAGTAAGAATTAAAGTTTTAACGACAAGTGCTTCGTTTACAGACACACTTATCAGACGTGGGATTTACCCAAACGTAAAAGAAAAACCGCCATTTTCCCCTGGATACGATTTGGTTGGAATTGTTGACGAACTTGGTGAAGGAGTTAATAATTTGGCAGTCGGACAAAAAGTAGCTGACTTAACCGTTATTGGTGCTTATACCGAATACATTTGTCTTGATGCAAATTCGGTCGTTCCAGTACCCGAAAATTTAGATAATGGGGAAACGGTTAGTTTGATACTGTCTTATCTTACCGCTTATCAAATGCTTCATCGCTCTGCCAAAATTAAAAATGGACAAACCGTTTTAATTCATGCTGCTGCGGGAGCAGTCGGAACTGCACTCATTCAATTGGGCAAACTTATGAATTTGAAAATGTACGGAACGGCTTCAAAAAGTAAGCACGATTTTATTGAGAAAATGGGAGCTATTCCAATCGACTACAAAAACCAAGATTTTGCAAAAGTTATTAATAAAAAAGAACCCAACGGAATTGATGCCGTTTTTGATCCAATGGGCGGAGATTATTTTCCTCGCTCGTTGGGTGTACTTAAAAAGAAAGGAACATTAGTTGGCTTTGGTTTTCAAAACTCGGCAAGTGGAAACGGTGGAAATATGATTTTAGACTTTCTAAAAATTCAATTATGGAATTTACTTCCTACCAAACCTTCTGCAAATTTCTATTTGATAACTTCAATGCGTAAGAAACACCCTAAGTGGTTTCAAGAAGATTTAAGTACATTATTTAAACTTTTATCTGACAAGAAAATTAAACCCGAAATTGGAAAAATTATGACATTAGACCAAGCAGTTGAAGCTCACAAATTAGTTGAAAATGCTGAAATTGAAGGAAAAATAATATTAAAAGTACACGACTAA
- a CDS encoding DUF1801 domain-containing protein — MAKLTSNLNSEVTNFLDEQKHSFRKEIDQLRIIILSADGNLTENIKWNGPNYSFENEDRITMRIQPPTTKQIQIIFHRGAKKQEQPKDKLIKENSKLLIWKENDRAIATFKNMTEIENAKTELMEIVKNWVNKTK, encoded by the coding sequence ATGGCTAAGCTGACATCAAACTTAAATAGCGAAGTAACTAACTTTTTAGATGAGCAAAAACACTCATTCAGAAAAGAGATTGATCAATTACGGATTATAATATTATCAGCAGACGGCAATTTGACTGAAAATATAAAATGGAACGGACCAAATTATTCTTTTGAAAATGAAGACAGAATTACAATGCGAATACAACCACCAACAACAAAACAAATTCAAATTATCTTTCATCGTGGAGCAAAGAAACAAGAACAACCTAAAGATAAATTGATTAAAGAAAATTCTAAACTTTTGATTTGGAAAGAAAACGACAGGGCAATTGCGACATTTAAAAATATGACCGAGATTGAAAATGCTAAAACAGAATTGATGGAAATCGTGAAGAATTGGGTTAATAAAACAAAATAA
- a CDS encoding dihydrofolate reductase, with the protein MSRIIFDSGISLDGFFAGDNRSPKNPMGGVSGKIHSWMLNQKAFWEYLGIEGGKEDGFDGKYIRETIERTGAFIMGKRMFDEGEASWPNDLYKADVYVLTHEKREPWVQEGTTTFHFINDGLESALEKAKQSAKEKDIRIQGGANTIQQFLNAGLVDEFFIHIAPVFLGSGIRLFDGINKDKYDLQIVEVIPSELTTHLRYKLTKK; encoded by the coding sequence ATGAGCAGAATAATTTTTGACAGTGGAATATCTCTTGATGGTTTTTTCGCAGGAGATAACAGAAGTCCTAAAAATCCAATGGGTGGTGTTTCAGGAAAAATTCATTCGTGGATGCTTAATCAAAAAGCTTTCTGGGAATACTTAGGAATCGAAGGAGGTAAAGAAGATGGATTTGACGGAAAATATATAAGAGAAACAATTGAACGGACAGGTGCATTTATTATGGGAAAACGGATGTTTGATGAAGGCGAAGCAAGTTGGCCCAACGACCTTTATAAAGCAGACGTTTATGTATTAACTCACGAAAAAAGAGAACCTTGGGTTCAAGAAGGAACAACAACTTTTCATTTTATAAATGATGGATTAGAAAGTGCATTAGAAAAAGCAAAACAATCAGCAAAAGAAAAGGACATAAGAATACAAGGTGGTGCAAATACAATTCAACAATTTCTTAATGCAGGACTTGTGGACGAATTTTTCATTCATATCGCACCTGTTTTTTTAGGCAGTGGAATTCGACTATTTGACGGAATAAATAAAGACAAATATGATTTGCAAATCGTAGAAGTTATACCGTCAGAATTGACAACTCATTTAAGATACAAACTGACAAAGAAGTAG
- a CDS encoding winged helix-turn-helix transcriptional regulator yields the protein MESRRDVFQAIADPTRRAIILLLTVGALTPNAIAEHFNSSRQAVSKHLQILTECEIVKQEQQGREIHYHLNAKKIIEVEKWLEQFKNNLENQFNQLDKVLATIKNQKK from the coding sequence ATGGAATCAAGACGAGATGTTTTTCAAGCCATAGCCGACCCGACAAGACGAGCAATAATTTTGCTTTTGACGGTTGGAGCATTGACACCAAATGCCATTGCAGAACATTTTAATTCCAGCAGACAAGCAGTTTCAAAACATCTACAAATTCTTACAGAATGCGAAATAGTAAAGCAAGAGCAACAAGGTAGAGAAATACATTATCATCTAAATGCAAAAAAAATAATAGAAGTAGAAAAATGGTTAGAACAATTCAAAAATAATTTGGAAAATCAGTTCAACCAGTTAGATAAAGTATTAGCAACAATTAAAAATCAAAAAAAATGA
- a CDS encoding SRPBCC domain-containing protein — MSNLLFDFTVDKAAKTVFVTREFAADLDLVWDAFTKAEILDQWTAPKPFVAKTKFMDFKVGGRRFYAMVSPEGQEKWSIQQYTSISPKTNFKMFNAFADEDENPQLPGSDWDYTFSEQNEITQVSISIYNESLERLEKMIEMGFTEGFKMSLENLDQYISAQFLLRKQNKINNMARVSTYLNFPGNTEEAFKFYKSVFKTEFINGIQRFGDIPSDPNQPPISENVKKMVLHIELPTLGGHILMGTDAPKEMGMSVAQGNNMYIQIEPDTRENADYLFTKLSEGGKIEMPIQEMPWGSYFGSFTDKYGINWMINFLLK; from the coding sequence ATGAGTAATTTATTATTTGACTTCACGGTAGACAAAGCGGCAAAAACCGTATTTGTTACAAGAGAATTTGCAGCAGACCTTGATTTAGTCTGGGACGCATTTACCAAAGCAGAGATTCTTGACCAATGGACAGCTCCTAAACCTTTTGTTGCCAAAACAAAATTTATGGATTTCAAAGTTGGTGGACGAAGATTTTATGCAATGGTAAGTCCAGAAGGGCAGGAAAAATGGTCTATTCAGCAATACACCTCTATTTCGCCAAAAACCAATTTCAAAATGTTTAATGCTTTTGCAGACGAAGACGAAAATCCTCAACTGCCAGGTTCTGATTGGGATTACACTTTTAGCGAACAAAACGAAATCACACAAGTGAGTATTTCCATTTATAATGAATCGCTTGAACGCTTAGAAAAAATGATTGAGATGGGCTTTACCGAAGGCTTTAAAATGTCATTGGAAAATCTCGACCAATATATATCAGCGCAATTCCTTTTAAGAAAACAAAATAAAATTAATAATATGGCAAGAGTATCGACTTACTTAAACTTTCCAGGAAACACGGAAGAAGCTTTCAAATTTTACAAATCAGTTTTTAAAACAGAATTTATCAACGGTATCCAAAGATTTGGAGATATTCCATCCGACCCAAATCAACCACCAATTTCTGAAAACGTAAAGAAAATGGTTCTACACATTGAACTCCCAACGCTTGGAGGACATATTTTAATGGGGACAGATGCTCCCAAAGAAATGGGAATGAGTGTTGCACAAGGAAACAATATGTACATTCAAATTGAGCCAGACACAAGAGAAAATGCAGACTATCTTTTTACAAAACTTTCTGAGGGGGGCAAAATAGAAATGCCCATTCAAGAAATGCCTTGGGGCTCATACTTTGGCAGCTTTACCGACAAATATGGAATTAATTGGATGATAAACTTTCTTTTAAAATAA
- a CDS encoding DoxX family protein produces the protein MKRLNIFYWILTGMLITTLGIGSFMELIGNPKSVEIITSLGYPAYLSTFLGITRILALIVIFIPKFPRLKEWAYAGIVFDIVGAIYSIVASNKQIAETIFPTVLLFIVFGSYYFHHRRLKAITEHT, from the coding sequence ATGAAACGACTTAATATTTTCTATTGGATTCTAACAGGTATGTTAATTACAACATTAGGCATCGGTTCTTTTATGGAGTTAATTGGAAATCCAAAATCTGTAGAAATAATAACCTCTCTTGGTTATCCAGCATACCTGTCGACCTTCTTAGGAATTACAAGAATATTAGCACTAATAGTAATATTTATACCCAAGTTTCCACGACTTAAAGAATGGGCTTATGCAGGTATTGTTTTTGATATTGTTGGTGCAATTTATTCTATCGTAGCATCAAATAAACAAATCGCAGAGACAATTTTCCCAACAGTTTTACTTTTTATTGTTTTTGGTTCATATTATTTCCACCACAGACGATTGAAAGCTATAACAGAGCATACTTAA